A stretch of the Anaeromyxobacter sp. genome encodes the following:
- the acnA gene encoding aconitate hydratase AcnA, with product MGPHPGCSSDAAPQHPRRGGPAARPRLHLGLPSPRQEPSVRDHLGLTLPFDVGSGRTGRLVSLPELERRGFGPVSRLPVSLRVVLESLARNADGQRVTEEDVRALAGWRPNAERTREVPFVVARVLLQDFTGVPLLVDLAAMRAAAARLGRAPGRIEPIVPVDLVVDHSVQVDAWGTSLALTANMDLEFARNLQRYRFLKWGTQAFSTFRIVPPGFGICHQVNLEHLARGVFEQGGLWYPDTLVGTDSHTTMINGLGIVGWGVGGIEAEAAMLGQPSAFLTPDVVGLHLSGAVAEGVTATDLVLTVTELLRAAKVVGKFVEFFGEGAASLTAATRATLANMAPEYGATMGFFPTDEKTLEYLAATGRSAAQVAAVRAYYQAQGLFGIPREGEVDYTQVLRLDLSTVEPSVAGPKRPQDRVALSSLKRRFLALFEQPAPEGFGKEEAGLSVRHPASAPAPTPASAAAPAAPAVPGLRAVPTASLSLRHGDVVIAAITSCTNTSNPSVMLAAGLLARKARARGLHPAPWVKTSLAPGSRVVSDYLANTGLQADLDALGFQVVGYGCTTCIGNSGPLDPRLEALIGGQDLVVASVLSGNRNFEARVHPAVKANFLMSPPLVVAFALAGRVDIDLASEPLGRDARGAPVFLADVWPSAAEVDALLLQATRPEVYQATYADLAGANPAWKALEAPTGAVPDWDAGSTYIAEAPWFEGFDLTPGATSGIQGARALAILGDSVTTDHISPAGTIAATSPAGRWLTGRGVAYADYNSYGARRGHHEVMVRGTFANVRLKNLMVPGVEGGVTAHQPSGERLAIFDAAERYRAEGTPLLVIAGQEYGTGSSRDWAAKGTRLLGVRMVVARSFERIHRANLVGMGVLPLQLADGVSALTLGLDGTETYDLPGAEGPLVPRQRLALRVTRRGGAVEDVPVTLRVDTPVEVEYLRHGGILPYVLRQLM from the coding sequence TCGGAAGCGGCCGCACCGGGCGGCTGGTCTCGCTGCCCGAGCTGGAGCGGCGCGGCTTCGGGCCGGTCTCGCGGCTGCCGGTCTCGCTGCGGGTGGTGCTGGAGTCCCTGGCCCGCAACGCCGATGGCCAGCGGGTCACCGAGGAGGACGTGCGGGCCCTGGCCGGCTGGCGGCCGAACGCGGAGCGCACCCGCGAGGTCCCCTTCGTGGTGGCCAGGGTGCTGCTGCAGGACTTCACCGGCGTGCCGCTGCTGGTGGACCTGGCGGCCATGCGCGCCGCCGCGGCCCGCCTGGGCCGGGCGCCCGGGCGCATCGAGCCCATCGTGCCGGTGGACCTGGTGGTGGACCACTCGGTGCAGGTGGACGCCTGGGGCACCAGCCTGGCCCTCACCGCCAACATGGACCTGGAGTTCGCGCGCAACCTGCAGCGCTACCGCTTCCTCAAGTGGGGCACGCAGGCCTTCAGCACCTTCCGCATCGTCCCGCCCGGCTTCGGCATCTGCCACCAGGTGAACCTGGAGCACCTGGCGCGCGGCGTCTTCGAGCAGGGCGGCCTGTGGTACCCGGACACGCTGGTGGGCACCGACTCGCACACCACCATGATCAACGGCCTGGGGATCGTGGGCTGGGGCGTGGGCGGCATCGAGGCCGAGGCGGCCATGCTGGGGCAGCCCTCCGCCTTCCTCACCCCCGACGTGGTGGGCCTGCACCTCTCCGGCGCGGTCGCCGAGGGCGTCACCGCCACCGACCTGGTGCTGACCGTCACCGAGCTGCTGCGGGCGGCCAAGGTGGTGGGCAAGTTCGTCGAGTTCTTCGGCGAGGGGGCCGCCTCGCTGACGGCCGCCACCCGGGCCACCCTCGCCAACATGGCGCCGGAGTACGGCGCCACCATGGGCTTCTTCCCCACCGACGAGAAGACGCTCGAGTACCTGGCGGCCACCGGCCGGAGCGCCGCGCAGGTGGCGGCGGTGCGCGCCTACTACCAGGCGCAGGGGCTCTTCGGCATCCCGCGCGAGGGCGAGGTGGACTACACGCAGGTGCTGCGGCTCGACCTCTCCACGGTGGAGCCGTCGGTGGCCGGGCCGAAGCGGCCGCAGGACCGGGTGGCGCTCTCCAGCCTGAAGCGCCGCTTCCTCGCGCTCTTCGAGCAGCCGGCGCCGGAGGGCTTCGGGAAGGAGGAGGCCGGCCTCTCGGTGCGCCACCCCGCCTCGGCGCCGGCCCCCACCCCGGCCAGCGCCGCCGCCCCGGCGGCCCCCGCCGTGCCGGGCCTGCGCGCGGTGCCCACCGCGTCGCTCTCGCTGCGCCACGGCGACGTGGTCATCGCCGCCATCACCTCCTGCACCAACACCTCCAACCCCTCGGTCATGCTGGCGGCCGGCCTGCTGGCCCGCAAGGCCCGCGCCCGCGGCCTCCACCCGGCGCCCTGGGTGAAGACCTCGCTGGCCCCCGGCTCGCGGGTGGTCTCCGACTACCTGGCGAACACCGGGCTGCAGGCCGACCTCGACGCCCTGGGCTTCCAGGTGGTGGGCTACGGCTGCACCACCTGCATCGGCAACTCCGGGCCGCTCGACCCGCGCCTGGAGGCGCTGATCGGCGGCCAGGACCTGGTGGTGGCCAGCGTCCTCTCCGGCAACCGCAACTTCGAGGCGCGGGTCCACCCGGCGGTGAAGGCCAACTTCCTGATGAGCCCGCCCCTGGTGGTGGCGTTCGCGCTGGCCGGGCGGGTCGACATCGATCTCGCCAGCGAGCCGCTCGGGCGCGACGCCCGCGGCGCGCCGGTCTTCCTGGCCGACGTCTGGCCCTCGGCGGCGGAGGTCGACGCGCTGCTGCTGCAGGCCACCCGGCCCGAGGTCTACCAGGCCACCTACGCCGACCTGGCCGGCGCCAACCCGGCCTGGAAGGCGCTCGAGGCCCCCACCGGCGCGGTGCCGGACTGGGACGCCGGCTCGACCTACATCGCCGAGGCCCCCTGGTTCGAGGGGTTCGACCTGACGCCCGGGGCCACCAGCGGGATCCAGGGCGCCCGGGCGCTGGCCATCCTGGGCGACTCGGTCACCACCGACCACATCAGCCCGGCCGGCACCATCGCCGCCACCTCGCCGGCCGGCCGCTGGCTCACCGGCCGCGGCGTGGCCTACGCCGACTACAACTCCTACGGCGCCCGGCGCGGCCACCACGAGGTGATGGTGCGCGGCACCTTCGCCAACGTGCGGCTCAAGAACCTGATGGTGCCCGGGGTGGAGGGTGGCGTCACCGCGCACCAGCCCTCCGGCGAGCGGCTGGCCATCTTCGACGCCGCCGAGCGCTACCGGGCCGAGGGGACGCCGCTCCTGGTGATCGCCGGGCAGGAGTACGGCACCGGCTCGTCGCGCGACTGGGCGGCCAAGGGCACCCGCCTGCTGGGCGTGCGGATGGTGGTGGCCCGCTCCTTCGAGCGCATCCACCGCGCCAACCTGGTGGGCATGGGGGTGCTCCCCCTGCAGCTGGCCGACGGGGTGAGCGCGCTCACCCTGGGGCTCGACGGCACCGAGACCTACGACCTGCCGGGCGCCGAGGGCCCGCTGGTCCCGCGCCAGCGGCTGGCGCTCCGGGTGACCCGCCGGGGCGGGGCGGTGGAGGACGTGCCGGTCACGCTGCGCGTCGACACCCCGGTGGAGGTGGAGTACCTGCGCCACGGCGGCATCCTGCCGTACGTGCTCCGCCAGCTCATGTGA